The Benincasa hispida cultivar B227 chromosome 9, ASM972705v1, whole genome shotgun sequence genome has a segment encoding these proteins:
- the LOC120087033 gene encoding probable long-chain-alcohol O-fatty-acyltransferase 5: MDGELKSFIKVSLTIMVSLLYSYFIASKIPKGKFRLFSLFPVFFLFALLPPSLSSIFLTGTVAFFITWLTTFKLFLFSFNLGPLVSDPPLTFPLFASVACLPIKIKPKETDQDYKYLKKYSNPKLGLNLPAKILLFAILIAIDDRIDRLRPNAKLCVYCATLYLFLDVLLGVSSAFVRLAFDNVVLEPSSNEPYLATSLQDFWGRRWNLLVSNTLRYGIYRPVRAAVEGVVGKRLAAGTGVMAVFVASGVMHEQLVYYITREVPTWEVTWFFVLQGVSVVVESELKAVVGRWWRPPAVVAWLLTLTFLVVTAAWLFFPPLLRAGIFAGLLRELKMVEEFAWKLVLRLF, encoded by the coding sequence ATGGATGGGGAACTCAAGAGCTTCATCAAAGTCTCCCTCACAATCATGGTGTCGCTATTATACTCTTATTTCATAGCTTCAAAGATTCCCAAAGGCAAATTCAGGCTCTTCTCTCTCTTCCCTGTTTTCTTTCTCTTCGCCCTTCTTCCCCCCTCTCTCTCCTCCATCTTCCTCACCGGCACGGTCGCCTTCTTCATCACTTGGCTCACAACCtttaaactttttctattttcattcaaTTTGGGCCCTCTTGTTTCCGACCCACCATTGACATTCCCTCTCTTTGCCTCAGTTGCCTGTCTTCCAATCAAAATCAAGCCAAAAGAAACAGACCAAGATTATAAATATCTcaaaaaatattcaaatcccAAGTTGGGTCTAAATTTGCCCGCCAAAATCTTGCTCTTCGCCATCTTGATCGCCATCGACGACCGCATTGACCGGCTACGGCCAAATGCAAAGCTCTGCGTCTACTGTGCAACACTATATCTCTTTCTCGACGTTCTTCTAGGTGTGTCGAGTGCTTTTGTTCGATTGGCATTCGACAACGTTGTGCTCGAACCATCATCGAATGAGCCTTACTTGGCGACATCGCTCCAAGATTTTTGGGGGAGGAGGTGGAATTTGTTGGTGTCGAATACTCTGCGCTACGGCATTTACAGGCCAGTTCGAGCTGCAGTGGAGGGTGTAGTGGGGAAGCGGTTGGCGGCAGGAACGGGGGTGATGGCGGTGTTTGTCGCGTCGGGAGTGATGCATGAGCAATTGGTGTACTACATTACTAGAGAAGTTCCCACTTGGGAAGTCACATGGTTCTTTGTTCTTCAGGGGGTGTCTGTGGTGGTGGAATCTGAGTTGAAGGCGGTTGTGGGACGATGGTGGCGGCCGCCTGCGGTGGTGGCATGGCTATTAACGCTGACTTTTTTGGTCGTAACCGCTGCATGGTTGTTCTTTCCACCACTATTGAGGGCTGGTATTTTTGCTGGACTTCTTAGAGAATTAAAGATGGTGGAAGAGTTTGCATGGAAACTCGTTTTACGTTTATTTTAG